A genomic region of Papaver somniferum cultivar HN1 chromosome 7, ASM357369v1, whole genome shotgun sequence contains the following coding sequences:
- the LOC113294852 gene encoding glutamic acid-rich protein-like, which produces MVTSSSSDYSSSSSKEDSKHFAVKARAKTNHAEGMKHNAPDRRVTYDDLMKRKDEDDELDDRRRRRARIQHRISVADERLQSRAEGVASDSDASEDEPVWVPLEREIKPDRRTGEIEKMVQADLEAEREEEDYWDNYELDIHPDFVNIPDSDSDEELEENSTKDDDDESDNSHKSDDSDESD; this is translated from the coding sequence atggTGACCTCCAGCAGTAGCGATTATTCTTCCAGCTCTTCTAAAGAGGATTCCAAACATTTCGCGGTCAAAGCTCGAGCCAAGACGAATCATGCTGAAGGAATGAAGCATAACGCACCTGACCGGAGGGTCACTTATGATGATCTCATGAAGAGAAAAGATGAGGATGACGAGTTGGATGATCGTCGACGGAGAAGAGCCCGGATCCAGCATCGGATATCAGTAGCTGATGAGAGGCTTCAATCCCGTGCTGAGGGTGTAGCTTCAGACTCGGATGCTTCAGAGGACGAACCCGTGTGGGTGCCACTGGAGCGTGAAATCAAGCCAGACCGGCGTACtggagaaattgagaagatggttCAAGCCGACCTTGAGGCTGAGCGCGAAGAGGAAGATTACTGGGACAACTATGAACTTGACATTCATCCAGACTTCGTCAACATCCCTGAcagtgattctgatgaagaactcgAAGAGAATTCAACGAAAGACGACGATGATGAGTCTGATAATTCTCACAAATCTGATGACTCCGACGAGTCTGATTGA